One window from the genome of Streptomyces sp. NBC_00708 encodes:
- the alc gene encoding allantoicase, with product MTATAHFTGDANPYGGGDPYADYRAADLPFTHLVDLADRRLGAGVIAANDEFFAERENLLKPEPAHFDPERFGHKGKIMDGWETRRRRGAGASEPHPTDEDHDWALIRLGAPGIVRGLVVDTAHFRGNYPQAVSVEAVSLPGSPSPEELLDPGVKWTTLVPRTAVGGHAANGFAVDTERRFTHLRLNQHPDGGIARLRVYGEVAPDPAWLTALGTFDVVALENGGRVEDASDRFYSPATHTIQPGRSRKMDDGWETRRRRDRGNDWIHYHLVEEADIRAVEIDTAYLKGNAAGWARLTARDAQTGEWTEFLPRTRLQPDTNHRFVLPEAVRADQVRIDIFPDGGISRLRLFGTLTERGAARLTARHTELGG from the coding sequence ATGACGGCGACAGCGCACTTCACCGGCGACGCGAACCCGTACGGGGGCGGCGACCCGTACGCCGACTACCGCGCCGCGGACCTCCCCTTCACCCACCTCGTCGACCTCGCCGACCGGCGGCTCGGCGCGGGCGTGATCGCCGCCAACGACGAGTTCTTCGCCGAGCGCGAGAACCTGCTCAAGCCGGAGCCCGCCCACTTCGACCCGGAGCGCTTCGGGCACAAGGGCAAGATCATGGACGGCTGGGAGACCCGCCGCCGGCGCGGTGCGGGTGCCTCCGAGCCGCACCCGACGGACGAGGACCACGACTGGGCCCTGATCCGGCTCGGCGCCCCCGGCATCGTGCGCGGCCTGGTGGTCGACACCGCGCACTTCCGCGGCAACTACCCGCAGGCCGTCTCCGTCGAGGCCGTCTCACTGCCCGGTTCGCCGTCCCCAGAGGAACTGCTCGACCCCGGCGTGAAGTGGACGACGCTCGTCCCCCGTACCGCCGTCGGCGGCCACGCGGCCAACGGATTCGCCGTGGACACGGAACGCCGCTTCACGCACCTGCGGCTCAACCAGCACCCGGACGGCGGGATCGCGCGGCTGCGGGTCTACGGCGAGGTCGCCCCCGATCCCGCCTGGCTGACCGCGCTCGGTACGTTCGACGTCGTCGCCCTGGAGAACGGCGGCCGGGTCGAGGACGCCTCCGACCGCTTCTACTCCCCGGCGACCCACACCATCCAGCCCGGCCGCTCCCGCAAGATGGACGACGGCTGGGAGACCCGCCGCCGGCGCGACCGGGGCAACGACTGGATCCACTACCACCTCGTCGAAGAGGCGGACATCCGCGCCGTCGAGATCGACACCGCGTACCTCAAGGGGAACGCGGCCGGCTGGGCGCGGCTGACGGCCCGCGACGCGCAGACCGGCGAGTGGACCGAGTTCCTGCCCCGGACCCGGCTCCAGCCCGACACCAACCACCGCTTCGTCCTGCCGGAGGCCGTACGCGCCGACCAGGTCCGGATCGACATCTTCCCGGACGGCGGCATCTCCCGGCTGCGCCTCTTCGGCACGCTCACCGAACGCGGCGCGGCCCGGCTGACCGCCCGCCACACGGAACTCGGCGGCTGA
- a CDS encoding aldo/keto reductase: MSGTPAHTLNDGRTIPAVGLGTYPLDDDAAEKAVAGALDLGYRLVDTALNYGNETGTGRGVARSGVPREEVFVTTKVPGRHHGYEKTLASFEESRANLGLDYVDLYLIHWPLPKVGLYVDTWRALIKLREEGLVRSIGVSNFTAEHLERLEEETGVVPAVNQIELHPRLPQEELRAVHAAMGIVTQSWSPLGRGRDLLADPDVVAVAEAHGVTPGQAVLRWHTQLGAVPIPKSADPGRQRENLDLFGFELTPEELGRISSGPRERFGGDPEEHEEF; encoded by the coding sequence ATGTCCGGTACCCCGGCGCACACCCTGAACGACGGCCGTACGATCCCGGCGGTCGGGCTCGGCACCTACCCGCTCGACGACGACGCGGCGGAGAAGGCCGTCGCCGGAGCCCTGGACCTCGGCTACCGGCTCGTGGACACCGCGCTGAACTACGGCAACGAGACCGGTACGGGCCGCGGCGTCGCCCGCAGCGGGGTACCGCGCGAGGAGGTCTTCGTCACGACCAAGGTGCCCGGCCGGCACCACGGATACGAGAAGACGCTGGCCTCGTTCGAGGAGTCGCGGGCGAACCTCGGCCTGGACTACGTGGACCTGTATCTCATCCACTGGCCGCTGCCGAAGGTGGGGCTGTACGTGGACACCTGGCGGGCGTTGATCAAGCTGCGCGAGGAGGGGCTCGTACGGTCGATCGGGGTCTCCAACTTCACCGCCGAGCACCTGGAGCGGCTGGAGGAGGAGACGGGCGTGGTGCCCGCCGTCAACCAGATCGAGCTGCACCCCCGGCTGCCGCAGGAGGAGCTGCGGGCAGTGCACGCGGCGATGGGGATCGTCACGCAGAGCTGGAGCCCGCTGGGGCGCGGCCGTGATCTGCTGGCCGACCCGGACGTGGTGGCCGTGGCCGAGGCGCACGGCGTCACGCCGGGCCAGGCCGTGCTGCGGTGGCACACCCAGCTCGGTGCCGTACCGATCCCGAAGTCGGCCGATCCCGGGCGGCAGCGCGAGAACCTGGACCTGTTCGGGTTCGAGCTGACGCCCGAGGAGCTGGGGCGGATCTCCAGCGGGCCGCGGGAGCGGTTCGGCGGGGACCCCGAGGAGCACGAGGAGTTCTGA
- a CDS encoding SDR family oxidoreductase encodes MNSTLPTPRTALVTGGSRGIGAATALRLARDGADVALTYVQDERGAKEVVAAIEATGRRAVALRADSADPDAAAEVVHRAVESFGRLDILVNNAGIGVLGPIGTLTPADVDRVLAVNVRAVFLACRAAAEVMESGGRIISVGTALSRHAGGPGGTLYAMSKSALSGLTKPLARELGPRGITVNLVQPGAVDTDMNPADGPYADGQRAANALDRFGTTAEIAALISYLAGEEAAFVTGAELVADGGHAA; translated from the coding sequence ATGAACAGCACCCTCCCCACCCCCCGCACCGCGCTCGTCACCGGCGGCAGCCGGGGCATCGGCGCCGCGACCGCCCTGCGGCTGGCCCGGGACGGCGCCGATGTGGCGCTGACCTACGTCCAGGACGAGCGGGGCGCCAAGGAGGTCGTCGCGGCGATCGAGGCAACCGGCCGCCGCGCGGTCGCCCTGCGCGCCGACTCGGCCGACCCGGACGCCGCCGCCGAGGTGGTGCACCGGGCGGTCGAGTCTTTCGGCAGGCTCGACATCCTGGTGAACAACGCGGGGATCGGCGTCCTCGGCCCGATCGGCACCCTCACGCCCGCCGATGTCGACCGGGTGCTCGCCGTGAACGTCCGGGCGGTTTTCCTCGCCTGCCGGGCGGCGGCCGAGGTGATGGAGAGCGGCGGGCGCATCATCTCCGTCGGCACCGCCCTGAGCCGGCACGCGGGCGGCCCCGGCGGAACGCTGTACGCGATGAGCAAGTCCGCGCTCTCCGGGCTGACCAAGCCGCTGGCCCGCGAGCTGGGCCCGCGCGGCATCACCGTCAACCTGGTCCAGCCCGGCGCCGTGGACACGGACATGAACCCCGCCGACGGCCCGTACGCCGACGGGCAGCGCGCGGCCAACGCGCTGGACCGGTTCGGCACCACGGCGGAGATCGCCGCGCTGATCTCGTACCTCGCGGGCGAGGAGGCCGCCTTCGTCACCGGGGCCGAACTGGTCGCGGACGGCGGGCACGCCGCCTGA
- a CDS encoding TIGR03086 family metal-binding protein, whose product MDIIRLDRIAVLASVRLVDRAGPGDWSRPTPCDRWTLRALVEHMGGQHLGFAAAARGEGGDAAAWEPRRAGDDPAAWYRATARTVLDAFARPEASERRFTLPEISTEATFPAATAMGFHFLDYVVHSWDVAAALGLPLVLADDVVEAALPIALRVPGGPAREGPDAAFRPALPAAEGGPLPRVLAALGRSPDWR is encoded by the coding sequence ATGGACATCATCCGGCTCGACCGGATCGCGGTGCTCGCATCCGTACGCCTCGTCGACCGGGCGGGCCCCGGCGACTGGAGCCGCCCCACTCCCTGTGACCGCTGGACGCTGCGCGCGCTGGTGGAGCACATGGGCGGCCAGCACCTCGGGTTCGCCGCCGCCGCACGGGGCGAGGGAGGCGACGCCGCCGCCTGGGAGCCCCGGCGGGCCGGGGACGATCCGGCCGCCTGGTACCGGGCGACGGCCCGGACGGTGCTCGACGCCTTCGCCCGGCCGGAGGCGTCGGAACGGCGGTTCACGCTGCCGGAGATCAGCACGGAGGCGACGTTCCCCGCGGCCACCGCGATGGGGTTCCACTTCCTCGACTACGTCGTGCACTCCTGGGACGTGGCCGCGGCGCTCGGGCTGCCCCTCGTACTGGCGGACGACGTGGTGGAGGCGGCCCTGCCGATCGCCCTGCGGGTCCCGGGCGGGCCGGCGCGCGAAGGGCCGGACGCCGCCTTCCGGCCCGCGCTGCCGGCGGCGGAGGGCGGCCCGCTCCCCCGCGTACTGGCGGCGCTCGGCCGCTCGCCGGACTGGCGCTGA
- a CDS encoding TetR/AcrR family transcriptional regulator, producing MAGTRQDGRVERGNRTRQLVLARAAAVASVEGLEGLSLGRLATDLRLSKSGVFALFGSKEELQLATVRAAVAIHDEHVVVPTRETPAGLGRVRRMCEAWIAYSRDRVFPGGCFFYAALAEFDAREGAVHDALATAQAGWFAFVERRIEEARALGEIRDDCDAAQLAFEIIAFLELANGDSVLRGSAESYTRARRAILGRLRAVAVDPASLPADA from the coding sequence ATGGCCGGAACACGCCAGGACGGAAGGGTCGAACGGGGCAACCGCACCCGGCAGCTGGTCCTCGCCCGAGCGGCGGCGGTCGCCTCGGTGGAGGGCCTCGAAGGGCTGTCGCTCGGCCGTCTCGCCACGGACCTCCGGCTGAGCAAGAGCGGGGTGTTCGCGCTGTTCGGCTCCAAGGAGGAACTTCAGCTGGCGACCGTCCGGGCGGCGGTCGCGATCCACGACGAGCACGTGGTCGTGCCGACGCGCGAGACCCCCGCCGGCCTGGGCCGGGTGCGGCGGATGTGCGAGGCGTGGATCGCCTACTCGCGGGACCGGGTGTTTCCCGGCGGCTGCTTCTTCTACGCGGCGCTCGCCGAGTTCGACGCCCGTGAGGGCGCGGTGCACGACGCGCTCGCGACCGCGCAGGCCGGCTGGTTCGCCTTCGTGGAGCGGCGGATCGAGGAGGCTCGGGCCCTGGGTGAGATCCGCGACGACTGCGACGCCGCCCAGCTCGCCTTCGAGATCATCGCGTTCCTGGAGCTGGCGAACGGCGACTCGGTGCTGCGGGGCAGCGCGGAGAGCTATACGCGGGCGCGGCGCGCGATCCTGGGGCGGCTCCGGGCGGTGGCGGTGGACCCCGCGTCGCTGCCCGCCGACGCGTAG
- a CDS encoding DMT family transporter, giving the protein MSSVAVTVPAVAPPRRAWLTDLPVLLVAVVWGSSYLAAKGITTPRTVVAVLVLRFAVVLPVLVVAGRRRLRALSAAQWRGAGLLGLVLSGIFLLETYGIVHTSATNAGLIISLTMIFTPLAEAAVTRTRPTGAFLAAAGLSVAGVVLLTQGGGFTSPSGGDLLMLAAALARTLHVLLMARVKAVQSADSLSLTTVQLGSSVAVFALLAAAPGTGAAPWTVAAGFGVREWGGLLFLSVFCTLFAFFVQMWSVRRTSPSRVSLLLGTEPLWAAAVGIAIGGERLGAAGIAGAVLVLAGTAWGRRGAGPAAP; this is encoded by the coding sequence GTGTCCTCCGTCGCCGTCACCGTCCCTGCCGTCGCCCCGCCGCGCCGGGCCTGGCTCACCGATCTGCCCGTCCTGCTGGTCGCGGTGGTCTGGGGCTCCAGCTATCTCGCCGCCAAGGGCATCACCACCCCGCGGACCGTCGTCGCCGTCCTCGTGCTGCGGTTCGCCGTGGTGCTGCCCGTCCTGGTGGTCGCGGGCCGGCGCCGGCTGCGCGCGCTGAGCGCCGCCCAGTGGCGGGGCGCCGGGCTGCTGGGCCTCGTGCTCAGCGGGATCTTCCTGCTGGAGACGTACGGCATCGTGCACACCTCGGCGACCAACGCCGGGCTCATCATCAGCCTCACCATGATCTTCACCCCGCTCGCCGAGGCCGCCGTGACCCGGACCCGGCCGACCGGGGCCTTCCTCGCCGCCGCCGGGCTGTCCGTCGCGGGCGTGGTGCTGCTGACCCAGGGCGGCGGATTCACCAGCCCCTCCGGCGGTGACCTGCTCATGCTGGCCGCCGCCCTCGCCCGGACCCTGCACGTCCTGCTCATGGCACGCGTCAAGGCCGTGCAGAGCGCGGACTCGCTGTCCCTGACGACCGTGCAGCTCGGCAGCTCCGTCGCCGTCTTCGCCCTGCTGGCCGCCGCGCCGGGAACGGGCGCCGCGCCCTGGACGGTCGCCGCCGGGTTCGGCGTCCGGGAGTGGGGCGGGCTGCTCTTCCTCTCGGTGTTCTGCACGCTCTTCGCGTTCTTCGTGCAGATGTGGTCCGTACGCCGCACCTCGCCGTCCCGGGTCAGCCTGCTGCTCGGTACGGAACCGCTGTGGGCCGCCGCCGTCGGCATCGCGATCGGCGGCGAACGTCTGGGCGCCGCCGGGATCGCGGGCGCCGTGCTCGTGCTGGCCGGAACGGCGTGGGGGCGGCGCGGCGCGGGCCCGGCCGCCCCCTGA
- a CDS encoding histidine kinase has protein sequence MTRTEYPWLLPSAMADPELPGDRGRSRRTVRDWAVDLTAFLCAAGIGLATLTTIEADPTTSDTFVLVDSLVGAAACCALWFRRRWPVGLAVALTLLSTVEPVAAGALLVALFSVAVHRPFRPVALVGAGALVVVPVQPYLRPDPNTSFLASTIIGVLLILLVLSWGMVVRSRRQLVISLRERARRAETEAALRAEQAQRLAREDIAREMHDVLAHRLTLLSVHAGALEFRPDAPPPEVARAAGVIRDSAHEALQDLREIIGVLRSPRDGDTDGNRPQPTLATLDALIAESRQAGMKVTLDNRIDDPDAVPAASGRTVYRIAQEALTNARKHAPGAEVTVTVTGGPGPGITAEVRNPAPTEPFARVPGSGQGLIGLTERATLAGGSLDHGPEPGGGFAVRAWLPWAS, from the coding sequence ATGACGCGTACGGAGTACCCCTGGCTGCTGCCCTCGGCGATGGCCGACCCCGAGCTGCCGGGCGACCGAGGCCGGTCCCGCCGCACCGTGCGGGACTGGGCCGTCGACCTCACGGCCTTCCTCTGCGCGGCGGGCATCGGCCTGGCGACCCTCACCACCATCGAGGCCGACCCCACCACATCGGACACCTTCGTGCTGGTGGACTCCCTCGTCGGCGCCGCCGCCTGCTGCGCCCTGTGGTTCCGGCGGCGCTGGCCGGTCGGGCTCGCCGTCGCCCTGACCCTGCTGTCCACCGTGGAGCCGGTCGCGGCCGGGGCCCTGCTGGTGGCCCTGTTCAGCGTGGCCGTCCACCGGCCGTTCCGGCCGGTCGCCCTCGTCGGCGCCGGGGCCCTCGTCGTCGTCCCCGTACAGCCGTATCTGCGCCCCGACCCGAACACGTCGTTCCTCGCGTCCACCATCATCGGGGTCCTGCTGATCCTGCTCGTCCTCAGCTGGGGCATGGTCGTGCGCTCCCGCCGCCAGCTCGTCATCTCCCTGCGGGAGCGCGCCCGGCGCGCCGAGACCGAGGCCGCCCTGCGCGCCGAACAGGCCCAGCGGCTCGCCCGCGAGGACATCGCCCGCGAGATGCACGACGTGCTCGCCCACCGGCTGACCCTGCTCAGCGTCCACGCCGGGGCCCTGGAATTCCGGCCCGACGCACCCCCGCCCGAGGTCGCCCGCGCCGCCGGAGTCATCCGGGACAGCGCGCACGAGGCGCTCCAGGACCTCCGCGAGATCATCGGCGTACTGCGCAGCCCGCGCGACGGGGACACCGACGGCAACCGGCCGCAGCCCACCCTCGCCACGCTCGACGCCCTGATCGCCGAATCCCGGCAGGCCGGCATGAAGGTCACCCTCGACAACCGGATCGACGACCCCGACGCCGTGCCCGCCGCCTCCGGACGCACCGTCTACCGCATCGCCCAGGAAGCCCTGACCAACGCCCGCAAGCACGCCCCCGGCGCCGAGGTCACCGTCACCGTCACCGGCGGCCCCGGCCCCGGCATCACCGCCGAGGTGCGCAACCCGGCCCCCACCGAACCCTTCGCCCGGGTGCCCGGCTCCGGCCAGGGGCTCATCGGCCTCACCGAGCGGGCCACCCTCGCCGGGGGCAGCCTCGACCACGGGCCGGAACCCGGTGGGGGGTTCGCGGTCCGGGCCTGGCTACCGTGGGCCTCATGA
- a CDS encoding response regulator transcription factor, which translates to MTTPAAPVRLLIIDDDPLVRAGLTLMLGGADDIDIVGEGADGSQAAALVDRLRPDVVLMDIRMPVLDGLSATELLRGRPDAPEIVVLTTFHADEQVLRAIRAGAAGFVLKDTPPAQIVESVRRVAAGDPVLSPAVTRQLMARAAGPGQEERVDRTARARERLALLADREREVAVAVGQGRSNAEIAATLYLSVATVKTQVSRILAKFGFNNRVQIALLVHDAGLLDDESGSSLP; encoded by the coding sequence ATGACCACCCCCGCCGCGCCCGTCCGGCTGCTCATCATCGACGACGACCCGCTCGTCCGGGCCGGGCTGACCCTGATGCTGGGCGGCGCCGACGACATCGACATCGTGGGGGAGGGCGCCGACGGCAGCCAGGCCGCCGCCCTCGTCGACCGGCTGCGGCCCGACGTGGTCCTGATGGACATCCGGATGCCGGTCCTGGACGGGCTGAGCGCCACCGAACTGCTGCGCGGGCGCCCGGACGCCCCCGAGATCGTCGTCCTGACCACCTTCCACGCCGACGAACAGGTGCTCCGCGCCATCCGCGCCGGAGCCGCCGGCTTCGTCCTCAAGGACACCCCGCCCGCGCAGATCGTCGAGTCGGTGCGCCGCGTCGCGGCCGGCGACCCGGTCCTGTCGCCCGCCGTCACCCGGCAGCTCATGGCCCGCGCGGCCGGCCCCGGACAGGAGGAACGGGTGGACCGGACCGCACGGGCGCGCGAACGCCTCGCGCTGCTCGCCGACCGGGAACGCGAAGTGGCCGTCGCCGTGGGACAGGGACGGTCCAACGCGGAGATCGCCGCGACGCTCTACCTCAGCGTCGCCACGGTGAAGACCCAGGTCTCCCGCATCCTCGCCAAGTTCGGCTTCAACAACCGCGTCCAGATCGCCCTGCTCGTCCACGACGCCGGTCTGCTCGACGACGAGAGCGGATCGAGCCTGCCCTGA
- a CDS encoding cytochrome P450 — translation MSEVEVDLRGLDGFTADPYPSYDRMRAAGPVHLIRTDEFERAWLVVGYEEGRAVLADQRFGKDWRALPGELGGDPINANMLEMDAPDHTRLRKLVVRAFTPRRIEALRPRVQEITDGLLDVMVPEGRADLVDALAFPLPMTVICELIGVPDLDRSAFRKLSNGVVAPANALEEGESIRAMGVYLGELIEDKRRSPGDDLLSALIAARDEDDDALSPDELVGMAFLLLVAGHETTVNLISNGVRALLAHPGQLAALRADPGLLDGAIEEMLRYDGPVETATIRFARERVEIGSRTVEPGEAVLVSLAGSDRDPARFPEPDRFDIRRDTRGHLAFGHGIHFCMGAPLARMEGRIAVRTLLERCPGLEADPEGAPFDWLPGTLIRGVRRLPVRW, via the coding sequence ATGTCCGAAGTCGAGGTAGATCTGCGCGGGTTGGACGGCTTCACCGCGGATCCGTATCCCTCCTACGACCGGATGCGCGCCGCCGGGCCCGTACACCTCATCCGCACGGACGAGTTCGAGCGGGCCTGGCTCGTCGTCGGCTACGAGGAGGGCCGGGCCGTCCTCGCCGACCAGCGCTTCGGCAAGGACTGGCGGGCGCTGCCCGGCGAGTTGGGCGGCGACCCCATCAACGCCAACATGCTGGAGATGGACGCCCCCGACCACACCCGGCTGCGCAAGCTCGTCGTCCGCGCCTTCACCCCGCGCCGGATCGAGGCGCTGCGCCCCCGGGTCCAGGAGATCACCGACGGGCTGCTCGACGTGATGGTCCCGGAAGGCCGCGCCGACCTCGTGGACGCGCTCGCCTTCCCGCTGCCGATGACCGTTATCTGCGAGCTGATCGGCGTCCCCGACCTCGACCGGTCCGCCTTCCGCAAGCTGTCCAACGGGGTGGTCGCCCCCGCGAACGCGCTCGAGGAGGGCGAGTCGATCCGCGCCATGGGCGTCTACCTCGGCGAGCTGATCGAGGACAAGCGCCGCTCACCCGGCGACGACCTGCTGAGCGCGCTGATCGCCGCCCGTGACGAGGACGACGACGCGCTGTCGCCCGACGAGCTGGTCGGCATGGCCTTCCTGCTGCTCGTCGCCGGCCACGAGACGACGGTCAACCTCATCTCCAACGGCGTCCGCGCCCTGCTCGCCCACCCCGGCCAGCTCGCCGCGCTGCGCGCCGACCCCGGGCTCCTCGACGGCGCGATCGAGGAGATGCTGCGCTACGACGGACCCGTGGAGACGGCCACCATCCGGTTCGCCCGGGAACGCGTCGAGATCGGCTCCCGTACCGTCGAGCCCGGTGAAGCGGTGCTGGTCTCGCTCGCCGGCTCCGACCGCGACCCGGCCCGCTTCCCGGAGCCCGACCGCTTCGACATCCGGCGCGACACCCGCGGCCACCTCGCCTTCGGGCACGGCATCCACTTCTGCATGGGGGCGCCGCTGGCCCGGATGGAGGGCCGCATCGCCGTCCGTACGCTGCTGGAGCGCTGCCCCGGCCTGGAGGCCGATCCGGAGGGCGCCCCGTTCGACTGGCTGCCCGGCACGCTGATCCGGGGAGTGCGCCGCCTGCCGGTGCGCTGGTGA
- a CDS encoding sugar ABC transporter substrate-binding protein, with protein sequence MGAVLAAVLGVSLMGCSSTGGKRAEERAAKAAAEGRAAVNTPRWTFAMVTHSGDGDTFWDIVQKGAEMAAKKDNINFLYSKNDEGQQQAQLVQAAIDKKVDGLIVTLAKPDAMKDVVAKAVRAGIPVITVNSGSAESKAYGALTHIGQDESIAGEAVGEELNKRGRKKALCILHEQGNVGHEQRCAGVKKTFDGRLQNLYVEGTNMPDVQASIEAKLQSDKDIDAVVTLGAPFADAAVKAKQTAGSKAEIDTFDLNSKVAASLQSKTLGFAVDQQPYLQGYEAVDLLWLYRYNRNVLGGGRPVLTGPQIITSDDAAQLAEYADRGTR encoded by the coding sequence ATGGGCGCCGTGCTTGCGGCGGTGCTGGGGGTGTCCCTCATGGGATGCAGCAGCACCGGCGGCAAGCGGGCGGAGGAGCGTGCGGCCAAGGCCGCGGCCGAAGGCCGGGCCGCGGTGAACACGCCCCGCTGGACCTTCGCCATGGTCACCCACTCGGGCGACGGCGACACCTTCTGGGACATCGTCCAGAAGGGCGCCGAGATGGCGGCCAAGAAGGACAACATCAACTTCCTGTACTCGAAGAACGACGAGGGCCAGCAGCAGGCCCAGCTCGTGCAGGCGGCCATCGACAAGAAGGTCGACGGGCTGATCGTCACGCTCGCCAAGCCCGACGCCATGAAGGACGTCGTCGCCAAGGCCGTCCGCGCCGGCATCCCCGTCATCACGGTGAACTCCGGCTCCGCCGAGTCCAAGGCGTACGGCGCCCTCACCCACATCGGCCAGGACGAGTCCATCGCCGGCGAGGCCGTCGGCGAGGAGCTGAACAAGCGCGGCCGGAAGAAGGCCCTGTGCATCCTGCACGAGCAGGGCAACGTGGGCCACGAGCAGCGCTGCGCCGGAGTGAAGAAGACCTTCGACGGCCGGCTGCAGAACCTGTACGTCGAGGGCACCAACATGCCCGACGTCCAGGCGTCCATCGAGGCCAAGCTCCAGTCCGACAAGGACATCGACGCCGTCGTCACGCTCGGCGCCCCCTTCGCCGACGCCGCCGTCAAGGCGAAGCAGACCGCCGGCAGCAAGGCCGAGATCGACACCTTCGACCTGAACTCCAAGGTCGCCGCCTCGCTCCAGTCCAAGACCCTCGGCTTCGCCGTCGACCAGCAGCCCTACCTCCAGGGCTACGAGGCCGTCGACCTGCTCTGGCTCTACCGCTACAACCGCAATGTGCTCGGCGGCGGCCGCCCGGTGCTGACCGGCCCGCAGATCATCACCTCCGACGACGCCGCCCAGCTCGCCGAGTACGCCGACCGGGGCACCCGATGA
- a CDS encoding ABC transporter permease: MTAGPGSSAVVDERLVRTSPLRRLLGRPELGSVVGALAVFLFFALVADSFLRATSFGTVLYAASIIGIMAAPVALLMIGGEFDLSAGVMVTSSALISSMFSYQMTANVWVGVFVSLLVTLAIGAFNGFMLTRTRLPSFIITLGTFLMLTGLNLGFTKLISGTVSTKTIGNMEGFPSARKLFASYWTVGGVELKVTLLWWAALVAVATWILLRTRFGNWIFAVGGGADAARAVGVPVIRTKIGLYLGVAFAAWVSGQHLLFSYDVVQSGEGVGNELTYIIAAVIGGCLITGGYGSAIGSAVGAFIFGMTSKGIVYAEWNPDWFKFFLGAMLLLATLLNAWVRKRAEATK; encoded by the coding sequence ATGACCGCCGGCCCCGGATCGTCCGCCGTCGTCGACGAGCGGCTGGTGCGCACCTCACCGCTGCGCAGGCTCCTCGGCCGCCCGGAGCTGGGCTCCGTCGTCGGCGCGCTCGCGGTCTTCCTCTTCTTCGCGCTCGTCGCCGACAGCTTCCTGCGCGCCACCAGCTTCGGGACCGTGCTGTACGCGGCCTCCATCATCGGGATCATGGCGGCGCCGGTCGCGCTGCTGATGATCGGCGGCGAGTTCGACCTGTCCGCCGGTGTGATGGTCACCAGCTCCGCGCTCATCTCGTCGATGTTCAGCTACCAGATGACGGCCAACGTCTGGGTCGGCGTCTTCGTGTCCTTGCTGGTCACGCTCGCCATCGGCGCGTTCAACGGCTTCATGCTGACCCGCACGAGACTCCCCAGCTTCATCATCACGCTGGGCACGTTCCTCATGCTGACCGGCCTGAACCTGGGCTTCACGAAGCTGATCAGCGGCACCGTCTCGACGAAGACCATCGGCAACATGGAGGGCTTCCCCTCCGCCCGCAAGCTCTTCGCCTCGTACTGGACCGTCGGCGGCGTCGAGCTGAAGGTGACGCTCCTGTGGTGGGCCGCACTGGTGGCCGTCGCGACCTGGATCCTGCTCCGCACCCGCTTCGGCAACTGGATCTTCGCGGTCGGCGGCGGGGCGGACGCGGCCCGCGCGGTCGGCGTCCCGGTGATCCGGACGAAGATCGGTCTCTACCTCGGCGTCGCCTTCGCCGCCTGGGTCTCCGGGCAGCACCTGCTGTTCAGCTACGACGTCGTGCAGTCCGGCGAGGGCGTCGGCAACGAGCTGACCTACATCATCGCCGCCGTCATCGGCGGCTGTCTGATCACCGGCGGCTACGGCTCCGCGATCGGCTCGGCGGTCGGTGCCTTCATCTTCGGCATGACCAGCAAGGGCATCGTGTACGCGGAGTGGAACCCGGACTGGTTCAAGTTCTTCCTGGGAGCGATGCTGCTCCTGGCCACCCTGCTCAACGCATGGGTACGCAAGCGCGCGGAGGCGACGAAATGA